A genomic stretch from Agarivorans sp. Alg241-V36 includes:
- a CDS encoding DUF1338 domain-containing protein, which produces MTLDLFFDRLWQQYLAVTPSAQSIHSLLGGGAPIVNDHIAVRSFNFPNSGVEAFAKHLLAMGYEKGGSYHFAKKHLDAAHYEHSDPTVPKVFISELQVASLSPQAQDIVQRLTGQVSDELYQRPEVFFSGRPWQLSYSDYQALLAESEYAAWLAAYGYRANHFTVSVNQLAGYDSLQAVNQKLIAAGFTLNSVGGEIKGSPEVLLEQSATMADQTEVVFSDSKHSIPSCFYEFALRYAKSDGELYSGFVEASADKIFSSTDNLS; this is translated from the coding sequence ATGACCCTAGACTTATTTTTTGATCGTTTATGGCAGCAATACTTGGCAGTAACGCCCAGTGCGCAATCCATTCATAGTTTATTGGGTGGTGGCGCGCCAATCGTTAATGACCATATTGCGGTGCGTAGCTTCAATTTTCCCAATAGCGGGGTAGAGGCTTTTGCTAAACACCTCTTAGCGATGGGTTATGAAAAAGGCGGCAGTTACCACTTTGCCAAAAAACATCTTGATGCAGCGCATTATGAGCATAGTGATCCAACGGTACCTAAGGTGTTCATTAGCGAGCTACAAGTAGCAAGCCTTTCGCCGCAAGCACAAGACATTGTGCAGCGCTTGACGGGGCAAGTTAGTGATGAGCTCTACCAACGTCCAGAAGTCTTCTTTTCTGGGCGACCTTGGCAGCTTAGCTATAGCGACTACCAAGCACTATTGGCAGAAAGTGAATATGCAGCATGGTTAGCAGCCTATGGTTATCGGGCTAACCACTTCACCGTGTCGGTAAATCAACTGGCGGGCTATGACAGCTTACAAGCGGTTAATCAAAAGCTCATTGCTGCCGGTTTTACCTTAAATAGCGTGGGAGGCGAGATTAAAGGTTCTCCCGAAGTATTGCTGGAGCAATCGGCGACAATGGCCGACCAAACAGAAGTGGTGTTTAGCGATAGCAAACACAGCATTCCCAGTTGTTTTTATGAGTTTGCTTTGCGTTATGCCAAATCTGATGGAGAGTTGTATTCTGGCTTTGTAGAGGCATCGGCAGATAAGATATTTAGTAGCACCGATAATCTTTCTTAA
- the crp gene encoding cAMP-activated global transcriptional regulator CRP: protein MVIGKPQADPVMEWFLSHCHIHKYPSKSTLIHAGEKAETLYYIVKGSVAVLIKDEEGKEMILSYLNQGDFMGELGLFEDTENPIRTAWIRAKSPCEVAEISYKKFRQLIQVNPEILMRLSGQMANRLQITSQKVGDLAFLDVTGRIAQTLLNLAKQPDAMTHPDGMQIKITRQEIGQIVGCSRETVGRILKMLEEQELITAHGKTIVVYGTR from the coding sequence ATGGTAATTGGCAAACCTCAAGCTGATCCGGTGATGGAGTGGTTTCTTTCTCACTGTCACATTCATAAGTACCCATCAAAAAGTACTTTGATTCATGCTGGCGAAAAAGCTGAAACACTTTACTACATTGTAAAAGGTTCAGTGGCAGTATTGATTAAAGACGAAGAAGGCAAGGAAATGATCTTGTCTTACTTGAATCAAGGTGATTTCATGGGTGAATTGGGTCTTTTCGAAGACACTGAAAATCCAATTCGTACTGCTTGGATCCGCGCAAAAAGCCCTTGTGAGGTAGCGGAAATTTCTTACAAGAAATTCCGCCAGCTAATCCAGGTTAACCCTGAAATCTTAATGCGCCTTTCAGGCCAAATGGCGAACCGTTTGCAAATCACCAGCCAAAAAGTAGGTGACTTAGCATTCTTAGACGTTACTGGTCGAATCGCTCAAACGCTACTAAACCTAGCTAAGCAGCCAGATGCGATGACACATCCAGATGGCATGCAAATTAAGATCACTCGCCAAGAGATCGGCCAAATTGTTGGTTGTTCACGCGAAACAGTGGGTCGTATTCTTAAGATGCTAGAAGAGCAAGAGTTAATTACCGCACACGGTAAAACTATAGTGGTTTACGGTACTCGCTAA
- a CDS encoding OsmC family protein: protein MKATVSWSKELQFIGKSSSGHQIEMDGDGAKAAASPMEYVLMAAGGCSSVDIISILSKARQQVTDCTVNLDSERAEGTPRVFTKIHLEFVVAGVDLSEKHVARAVQLSMEKYCSVSLMLSKSCDVSHSYRIESA from the coding sequence ATGAAAGCGACCGTTTCGTGGTCTAAAGAACTACAATTTATTGGAAAAAGTAGCTCAGGTCACCAAATTGAGATGGATGGTGATGGAGCAAAGGCTGCAGCAAGCCCTATGGAGTACGTTCTAATGGCGGCTGGTGGCTGTAGTTCGGTAGATATTATTTCTATATTGAGTAAAGCCCGGCAGCAAGTGACTGATTGTACTGTTAATCTTGACTCTGAGCGGGCAGAAGGTACGCCGCGAGTATTTACTAAAATTCACCTCGAATTTGTGGTTGCTGGGGTAGATTTAAGTGAGAAGCATGTAGCTCGCGCGGTGCAATTAAGCATGGAGAAGTACTGTTCTGTGTCGCTAATGTTGAGTAAAAGCTGTGATGTAAGCCACAGCTATCGTATTGAATCTGCGTAA
- a CDS encoding phosphoribulokinase: MSAKHPVIAVTGSSGAGTSTTSEVFAHLFRQHKLNAAFIEGDSFHRYTRPEMDVAIRKAREHGKHISYFGPEANDFNLLYDFFKQYGETGTGQYRRYLHTFDEAVPYNQMPGTFTPWQDLPEETDVLFYEGLHGGVAYDDKNVASKVDLLIGMVPIVNLEWIQKLVRDTTERGHSREAVQESIVRSMDDYINYITPQFSRTHINFQRVPTVDTSNPFSAKSIPTLDESMLVIRFRGLKNVDFPFLLQMIDGAYMSRQNTIVVPGGKMGFAMELILSPMIQQLLETGKIR; this comes from the coding sequence ATGTCAGCTAAGCATCCCGTTATTGCGGTTACCGGTTCTTCGGGCGCTGGAACATCTACCACCAGCGAAGTATTCGCTCATCTGTTTAGGCAGCACAAGCTAAATGCCGCCTTTATCGAAGGGGACAGTTTTCACCGTTACACCCGCCCAGAAATGGATGTGGCGATCCGCAAAGCTCGTGAACATGGCAAACACATTAGCTACTTTGGCCCAGAAGCTAACGACTTTAATTTGTTGTACGACTTCTTCAAACAATATGGCGAAACAGGCACTGGCCAATACCGCCGTTATTTACATACCTTTGATGAAGCCGTGCCTTATAATCAAATGCCCGGCACCTTTACCCCTTGGCAAGACTTACCTGAAGAAACAGACGTGCTGTTTTATGAAGGCCTGCACGGCGGAGTGGCTTACGACGACAAGAATGTCGCGTCTAAAGTTGATTTACTCATTGGCATGGTGCCCATCGTCAACTTAGAGTGGATTCAAAAATTAGTACGCGATACTACTGAACGCGGTCACTCTCGAGAAGCAGTGCAAGAATCTATTGTGCGCTCGATGGACGACTACATTAATTACATCACCCCTCAGTTCTCTCGCACTCATATTAACTTTCAGCGGGTTCCAACGGTAGATACTTCTAACCCCTTTAGTGCTAAAAGTATTCCTACTCTCGACGAAAGCATGTTGGTGATTCGTTTTCGCGGACTAAAAAATGTCGACTTCCCGTTCTTGCTGCAAATGATCGACGGAGCCTATATGTCTCGGCAAAACACCATTGTGGTACCTGGCGGTAAAATGGGTTTTGCCATGGAGCTAATCCTGTCACCAATGATTCAACAGCTATTAGAGACAGGAAAAATTCGCTAA